In Rosa rugosa chromosome 4, drRosRugo1.1, whole genome shotgun sequence, the genomic stretch aaatttccagattttctagAATCCtagatttccagattttcttttgctttgattgttgttgtttttgcttttagtttcttgtttcttgattgTTTAGTTATGGGTTAATGGAATCTAGTCAATGAGCTTCAAGAATTTTGATattgtgatgattgccatgaTTCTTTAAATCCTAACTTTACCATTGTTTCCTTGCCATTTGTTTAtgtgattgttggattcttacCTCAATTTGCTTTAATTTCATGATGAATTTGATGGTGGTGGTTAGGAATTTGGTAACCCATAGTGAATTTTGTGTTAGCAATAGTCATAGTTACTTGAGTTGTTCTCTTGTTCGAAGGTTGCTTTCTAAAAATGTTTGTGTGTAATTGTTCTTGTTTTTAGGTATCATACTCATCATCGCTCATCTAGCCAAGATGTCAAGACGTCAAACCGAAGCGAGCAAGAGGCCTAGGGAAGAATCCTCTTCCGGCCCCGTGAGGAAAATTCATTCTGAACGGAATGTTGACTTGGTTAGAGCCACCTCCTATCCTCCTCTTGTCACTCTTAGGGCTTATTTTTCATCTAGAGGGTTGACCAACTTAGCTTCCAAAAATGATGCATTTGATGAAAGTTGTGTTAGAGACTTCTATAGGGGTTTTCCTCCGGCTAAGCCTACTATTAAGGAAGTTGTGGTTAAGATTCGAAAGAAGCAAATCACACTCAGTCCGGCATTCATTCAAGATTTTCTTGATTTGCCACATATTTCGGAGGATGCAATAGAAAAATTTGAGGACAAATACAATGAGTTAACACTACCTTATCTTGCGGAGCATGTGCTAGAGAGTAAAGATGCATATAAGAGTAGAGTTGGCCAAAAAGTTCATCAAGGTGATTTTCCTCAACCTTATCGAACCTTTTGGCAATTTGTTAGGAGAAATATTAGTCCTCACACCCAAAAGTCCGAGATCCCTACGGTTGGTGGCAACATTCTTGTTCTTATGGTAGCGAATGAGATTCCTATCCCATTTGCCCTTATTATCTATGAGGCCATCATTTCGTGTGCTTATGGTTCGCCTAGGAGCCAATTAGTCTTTCCTTGTCTCATCTCACGCATTTGTAAGACCAAAAAGGTTCCACAAATGTCACGTGATGATAAGTGGCTCAAGGCTTATTCTCTATTAGATGATGAAGCCATTCTTAGGAGTGAGGCCCAAATTACCAATGCTAGACATGGTaccccatcttcttcctccattccCACTCCATCTAGCATTCCCACTAGCTTTTCTTTGAGTTCCTTTGACATTTCAACTTTGAAAGGTCGGGATGCTAGATTATTGGCACGCCTTCAAATCCGTCAAAATGAGGAAATAATGAGAGGAATTGGTACTATCATGGCTCGGCTTGATTTGATGGGAGCTCCACCGGCTCCTATGGGTCCCTCCTTTGTACCACCTTCTGGCGACAtggatgttgatgatgatgagaaTGGCAATGACGATGATGGGGAGGATGCTTGAAgactttgtttgttgtttgtttagttCTTTTAGTCATTGATTGTTAGTTGTGTTTAGTACACTTTTTATTTCTCTGTTTTATTTTGTAACCCCTAATGTTTTAGGGGGGGGACTTCATTTTAGTTATAGCTTCATATTGCTTTTAGCCATTTTTGCAACATTTTATGGCTAAGCATTTGTTCATTCACGATCATATTCTTGAAGCATGTTGgtacttttgttttcttcttcactTTGTTGTTTGACTAATGTTGGGTTTGATGTTGATTTTTGATGGAGAATTTCTTGCTCAATGACGATGTTTGGCACTATTGGAGTTGGACTGCAAGGCCCTTGCCTTGTTGGTTATATGTTGGTGTCTTGCTTGGAATTCATGGACTTCAAGGGGGAGAAATCTCTAACTTACTCTTGTCATTATTTACTCTTGTCTCTAATTTCAATTTGTGATTATTtacttgtttctttttgttttataaaTAACTTGTGTTTTTCTTTCATACTTGGACTTTTCATTGAAATTGCTTTCAAGAAAATACTTtgtaacattgaggacaatgttaagttcaagtgtggggggattgtgtgttattgttttatgattaaataaattaattaaaaaaaaaaacattcattcagttttacaaaaaaaaaaaaaattgtgtgttattgttttatgattaaataaataaattaaaaaaaaaaaaacattcattcagttttacaaaaaaaaaaaaaaagaaaaaaaaaaagagagactaCTTACATACAGTCTTATTGATTCAGttattttacaaaaaaaaaaaaaaaaaaaaaaaaaaaaaaagggactacgctatactaagccaagtcagcagctccggaaggattgaggctgagctcaagagaaacgtgagAGCCACCGTTGTAACCGCCCGAGCCACTGGAATAGTAGCCATATgcgctacctccctcggaagtagtcttcgggtctCCAAGGACGTCCTCACCGTGCACTGGGAACAaaggaagagtttcaatctcctggtgatcttctcctcgttgttccatggaagTTTGTTCTTCATTCCTGCCAAAGaaagtagtactagtactagtagtGAAGGGTGAGGAGAAATACGGGTCAACACTGCCTGGC encodes the following:
- the LOC133706900 gene encoding uncharacterized protein LOC133706900; its protein translation is MSRRQTEASKRPREESSSGPVRKIHSERNVDLVRATSYPPLVTLRAYFSSRGLTNLASKNDAFDESCVRDFYRGFPPAKPTIKEVVVKIRKKQITLSPAFIQDFLDLPHISEDAIEKFEDKYNELTLPYLAEHVLESKDAYKSRVGQKVHQGDFPQPYRTFWQFVRRNISPHTQKSEIPTVGGNILVLMVANEIPIPFALIIYEAIISCAYGSPRSQLVFPCLISRICKTKKVPQMSRDDKWLKAYSLLDDEAILRSEAQITNARHGTPSSSSIPTPSSIPTSFSLSSFDISTLKGRDARLLARLQIRQNEEIMRGIGTIMARLDLMGAPPAPMGPSFVPPSGDMDVDDDENGNDDDGEDA